A single Dermacentor variabilis isolate Ectoservices chromosome 9, ASM5094787v1, whole genome shotgun sequence DNA region contains:
- the LOC142557034 gene encoding venom serine carboxypeptidase-like, with amino-acid sequence MGCCRIWTVDALFLFVLALCRCDGDQTPPPCLYLETPVLLDDTVLLATSDRVSPERLKAIKQTSRVCLPAPCENLEAYSGFIPVDNESDSTYLFFFHIKSQSQPHQKPLLLWTQGGPWKSSLYSQFLENGPLGINATADLYYRDHSLIKGFNVIYLDQPVGSGYSFDDHGRYPATLDEASEQVLTFLKRFLRIFSEYNQAEFYIAGESYGARSAAGVAYKVLKKPKQINVKLKGIMLGVGFVFPLLEIIDSTNYLYYSGLLNDFGRKTLAGWFDMIRGLVNKGLYSQAAEELGKTVLNMAPAGTETIFQILTGFQHHGSIARPQEPEEAKKYMTYADSPDFKKIIHVNISRILDSARPELTKQLGSGDFFVDIKRKLEFLLDSTPVLFYTAQYDAVFPEVNIEQCFKKLRWRGSEQFSSARRNKWYREGNPALALLGYERVVGTLQYSNVLWGGHDISLDRSLPVSELYSRFLKLVKEKKLKWTDEPS; translated from the exons AGTACTCCTGGATGACACCGTGCTATTAGCGACGAGCGACCGTGTGTCACCCGAGAGACTGAAGGCGATCAAGCAGACCAGCCGGGTGTGCTTGCCGGCACCCTGCGAGAATCTGGAAGCCTATTCTGGCTTTATTCCGGTTGACAACGAAAGTGATTCCACGTACCTATTCTTCTTCCACATCAAGTCACAG AGCCAGCCGCACCAAAAGCCGCTCCTTCTGTGGACACAGGGTGGCCCATGGAAATCTTCCTTATACAGCCAGTTCCTCGAAAATGGACCCCTGGGCATTAACGCCACCGCGGATCTTTATTATAGAGACCACAGTCTGATAAAGGGTTTCAATGTAATATACCTCGACCAACCTGTTGGATCGGGATACAGCTTTGACGACCACGGCCGATACCCCGCGACGCTTGATGAAGCATCTGAGCAAGTCTTGACGTTCCTCAAGCGCTTCCTGAGAATATTCTCGGAGTACAACCAGGCGGAATTCTACATTGCGGGAGAGTCTTATGGAG CAAGGTCAGCAGCTGGAGTGGCCTACAAGGTTCTGAAGAAACCTAAGCAAATCAACGTGAAACTCAAAGGCATAATGCTAGGCGTAGGATTCGTGTTCCCACTGCTCGAAATCATCGACTCCACGAACTACCTGTATTACTCCGGACTGTTAAATGATTTCGGCAGAAAAACGCTTGCTGGGTGGTTCGACATGATACGCGGTCTCGTCAATAAAGGGCTATACTCACAGGCTGCAGAAGAACTCGGCAAGACCGTTTTGAACATGGCGCCTGCCGGAACTGAGACGATATTTCAAATTCTAACCGGCTTCCAACACCACGGAAGCATAGCAAGACCGCAGGAACCGGAAGAAGCTAAAAAGTACATGACCTATGCAGATAGCCCAGATTTTAAGAAGATAATTCACGTTAACATTTCCCGGATCCTCGACAGTGCCAGGCCAGAGCTCACAAAGCAGCTAGGTTCAGGAGATTTCTTCGTAGACATTAAAAGGAAACTAGAGTTCCTGCTCGACAGTACGCCCGTCCTCTTCTACACGGCTCAATACGACGCCGTTTTTCCCGAAGTGAATATTGAACAGTGCTTCAAGAAACTGCGATGGCGTGGTTCTGAGCAATTTAGCAGCGCCAGGCGGAACAAATGGTACAGAGAAGGAAATCCCGCCCTTGCTCTCCTCGGTTACGAGCGCGTGGTTGGGACACTTCAGTATAGCAACGTACTTTGGGGAGGCCATGACATCTCGTTGGACAGGTCGCTCCCGGTAAGCGAACTGTACAGTCGCTTTCTGAAACttgtgaaggaaaaaaaactgaAGTGGACAGATGAGCCATCGTGA